In Periplaneta americana isolate PAMFEO1 chromosome 4, P.americana_PAMFEO1_priV1, whole genome shotgun sequence, one DNA window encodes the following:
- the Osi11 gene encoding uncharacterized protein Osi11: MISRPSVVVAVLIVFAVQCLLCATSSLPSSSTSAKAADSSEFGFASGIKVLYRTYQQCEQQEDLLSCLKLKALKFADRALKVKNIPIVDGMALVKKDDEEGSRQMKELSEDVNEESLPVDPEKRQEALDDFLLDRVSRFLKSHTLQFSVPKFISELDESFGENDTLEEGRGKLKKYGGALLMGLLMKGGMLAMAYKGIALLAGKALLVAKIALVLSAVIGLKKLVGSGGDEKVTYEIVKHPHVSHSHAYSHDSHFGGGGGHYDSSGGGGDHYRRSIDSPMTPSFYPHLMAYRGQTKGTNVTPATQSQ; this comes from the exons ATGATTTCGAGGCCTTCTGTAGTTGTGGCAGTGTTAATTGTTTTCGCTGTTCAGTGTCTCCTGTGTGCGACGTCATCTCTGCCTTCAAGTTCTACAAGTGCTAAAGCAGCGGACAGTTCCGAGTTTGGATTCGCTTCTGGAATTAAAGTGTTGTACAGGACTTACCAGCAATGTGAACAACAAGAAGATTTGCTTTCATGTCTCAAGTTGAAGGCGCTGAAATTTGCCGACCGGGCGCTCAAAGTGAAGAATATCCCCATCGTGGATGGCATGGCGCTGGTGAAGAAGGACGACGAGGAAGGAAGTCGTCAGATGAAAGAGCTATCGGAGGACGTCAATGAAGAAAGTCTACCAGTGGATCCTGAAAAAAGACAGGAAGCTTTGGACGACTTCCTGCTCGACCGAGTCTCCAGATTCCTCAAGAGCCATACTCTTCAGTTTAGTGTACCAAAATTCATCAGCGAACTGGACGAAAGTTTTGGCGAAAATGACACTCTAGAAGAAG GACGTGGCAAGCTGAAGAAATATGGAGGAGCTCTTCTCATGGGTCTGCTCATGAAGGGCGGTATGCTGGCGATGGCCTACAAGGGAATAGCGCTGTTGGCTGGTAAGGCCCTTCTGGTGGCGAAGATAGCGCTGGTGCTGTCTGCCGTCATAGGACTGAAGAAACTGGTGGGATCTGGAGGTGACGAGAAGGTCACATACGAGATCGTGAAACACCCGCATGTGTCACACTCTCACGCTTATTCTCATGATAGCCACTTCGGCGGCGGCGGTGGTCACTACGACTCCTCTGGAGGAGGTGGCGATCATTACAGGAGGAGCATCGATTCCCCGATGACACCTTCGTTCTACCCACACCTGATGGCCTACAGAGGACAAACCAAAGGCACAAATGTGACTCCAGCAACTCAGTCACAATAG